A single window of Methanoregula sp. DNA harbors:
- a CDS encoding redox-regulated ATPase YchF gives MITLALAGKPNCGKSTFFKAATMAHAEIANYPFTTINPNFGVAYIRTKCACADLKVKCRHCTDGNRFVAVNLIDVAGLVPDAHKGKGLGNQFLDSLRQANAVLHIIDASGGTDSEGNPVGVGNHDPEVDVKFLLFEMTMWVHGILDKHWTRINRQSQGKGAAIEQGIAETFTGLGITTEDVRDVELKLKLDLVHATIEDLVPLCAEIVKISKPMLVVGNKFDEAPESLRIKLAAQKVAFASAASELALRNAAAAHVIQYLPGDEQFKVANEASLSPAQKAGLVKIAEVMKQCKGTGVQQAINRAVFELLDMIVVYPVEDENHFCNKQGDVLPDAFLMRRGSTPHDLAYQVHTDIGKGFLYAIDAKTKMRIKESHPLKDGDIIKIVSAAK, from the coding sequence ATGATTACTTTAGCGCTTGCAGGAAAACCCAACTGCGGAAAATCGACCTTTTTCAAGGCTGCCACAATGGCACATGCCGAGATTGCCAACTACCCTTTCACTACCATCAACCCGAATTTTGGCGTTGCCTATATACGGACGAAGTGTGCCTGTGCTGACCTGAAGGTCAAGTGCAGGCACTGCACAGATGGCAACCGGTTCGTTGCTGTCAACCTTATCGATGTTGCCGGGCTCGTGCCTGACGCACACAAGGGCAAGGGGCTTGGCAACCAGTTCCTCGACAGCCTCCGGCAGGCAAATGCAGTCCTGCACATCATCGATGCAAGCGGCGGGACGGACAGCGAAGGAAATCCCGTGGGTGTCGGCAACCATGATCCGGAAGTGGATGTCAAATTCCTCCTGTTTGAGATGACGATGTGGGTCCACGGGATCCTCGACAAGCACTGGACCCGGATCAACCGCCAGTCGCAGGGGAAGGGTGCCGCGATAGAGCAGGGCATTGCCGAGACGTTCACCGGCCTTGGTATCACGACCGAGGATGTGCGTGACGTGGAACTGAAGCTCAAACTTGATCTTGTACATGCGACGATTGAAGATCTCGTCCCGCTTTGTGCAGAGATCGTGAAGATCTCAAAACCCATGCTGGTCGTGGGTAACAAGTTTGATGAGGCGCCTGAATCTTTGCGCATAAAACTTGCCGCACAGAAGGTTGCGTTTGCCAGCGCGGCATCAGAGCTGGCGCTGCGCAATGCGGCGGCTGCCCATGTGATACAGTACCTGCCGGGCGATGAGCAGTTCAAGGTTGCCAATGAAGCTTCGCTCTCTCCTGCCCAGAAAGCCGGTCTAGTAAAGATTGCGGAAGTAATGAAACAGTGCAAAGGCACCGGTGTCCAGCAGGCGATCAACCGTGCTGTTTTCGAACTCCTCGATATGATTGTCGTTTACCCGGTGGAGGATGAGAACCATTTCTGCAACAAGCAGGGGGATGTACTGCCGGATGCCTTCCTGATGCGCAGAGGTTCCACGCCACATGATCTTGCATACCAGGTGCACACGGATATCGGCAAGGGATTCCTGTACGCGATCGATGCGAAGACAAAGATGCGGATCAAGGAGAGTCACCCGTTAAAAGACGGTGACATTATCAAGATCGTGAGCGCGGCGAAATAG
- a CDS encoding nicotinamide-nucleotide adenylyltransferase: MKRGFYIGRFQPYHSGHQSVLEHIAEEVDEIIIGIGSAQLSHTVDNPFTAGERVLMITQALTALSCPFYVIPIEDIKRNALWVAHVRSMTPPFDLCYSSNPLVVQLFKEAGIRVLSPSMYERDTHSGTEIRHRMLTNKQWKTLVPPAVVQVIKEIGGVDRLRRIAQDD; encoded by the coding sequence ATGAAAAGGGGATTTTATATCGGAAGGTTCCAGCCATACCATAGCGGGCACCAGTCGGTGCTCGAACATATTGCTGAAGAGGTAGATGAGATCATTATCGGTATCGGAAGCGCCCAGCTCTCCCATACGGTTGATAACCCGTTCACCGCGGGAGAACGCGTGCTCATGATTACGCAGGCACTTACAGCGCTTTCCTGCCCGTTCTATGTCATCCCCATCGAGGACATAAAAAGAAATGCGCTCTGGGTCGCCCATGTCCGGTCCATGACTCCTCCGTTTGATCTCTGTTACTCGTCAAATCCGCTTGTCGTGCAGCTTTTCAAGGAGGCGGGGATCAGGGTCCTGTCACCGTCAATGTATGAGCGGGATACCCACAGCGGAACCGAGATCCGCCATCGCATGCTCACCAATAAACAGTGGAAAACCCTTGTGCCACCTGCGGTTGTTCAGGTGATTAAAGAGATTGGCGGTGTAGACAGACTCCGTCGGATTGCACAGGATGACTGA
- the larB gene encoding nickel pincer cofactor biosynthesis protein LarB, protein MPPNPNLRDLLARYKRGEISLDDAAEEIDGLRLEKVGEFACIDIGRVVRCGMPEVVLAEGKTPDHLAGIAIRHAHAAGRCVVTRISAAQAERVQECVHSTGLACEYRVEGHVLIVSNGSAPRLTGGIVAIITAGTSDIWVAEEAKIIAEEMGCVVRTAYDVGAAGIHRLFPALKPLLDAHTFIVCAGREGTLPAIVAGLVDKPVIGVPVSSGYGYMGKGRAALASMLQSCSVIAVVNIDAGFVAGSFAARIANMGVRP, encoded by the coding sequence ATGCCGCCAAATCCAAACCTCAGAGATCTGCTCGCACGCTACAAAAGAGGCGAGATCTCGCTTGATGATGCTGCAGAAGAGATCGATGGGCTTCGTCTCGAAAAAGTCGGGGAGTTCGCATGCATCGATATCGGGCGGGTGGTTCGCTGCGGCATGCCCGAAGTAGTCCTTGCAGAAGGTAAGACACCCGATCATCTTGCCGGGATTGCAATCCGGCACGCACATGCTGCGGGACGTTGTGTTGTGACCCGGATCAGTGCAGCGCAGGCAGAAAGAGTACAGGAGTGCGTCCATTCCACGGGACTTGCGTGTGAATACCGTGTGGAAGGGCATGTGCTTATTGTTTCGAATGGTAGTGCGCCGAGGCTGACAGGAGGTATCGTCGCCATCATAACTGCTGGTACTTCAGATATCTGGGTTGCGGAAGAGGCGAAGATCATTGCTGAGGAGATGGGGTGTGTTGTCCGTACAGCCTATGATGTAGGCGCTGCTGGCATACACCGTCTCTTCCCTGCATTAAAACCACTTCTTGATGCGCACACATTTATTGTCTGTGCAGGGCGTGAAGGGACCCTTCCTGCTATTGTTGCCGGACTGGTTGACAAACCGGTAATCGGAGTACCTGTCAGCTCGGGATACGGATACATGGGCAAAGGAAGGGCTGCACTTGCAAGCATGCTCCAGTCATGTTCCGTGATTGCAGTTGTCAATATCGATGCGGGCTTTGTAGCGGGATCTTTTGCTGCACGCATTGCAAATATGGGGGTACGACCATGA
- a CDS encoding mechanosensitive ion channel, whose protein sequence is MKRQLLIFSALVLLTAGIGAAAHVLNDPVVTDIFFTSVVLVVTYLIFTVVIGMFLVKRITDLKTRYTANKAISVLSVVFIIVLCLRIWVTDTSALIVSYGIIGAGLAFALQDVFKNFVGGILIMISGMYRVGDRISINDKYGDVMDIGVMSTTLMEIRGWVSGDQPSGRLLIIPNGLVINNPFYNYTRDHSFIWDEIFIPLTYDSDWRLAKEIVLGIVKAETASITVQADAEIERIGEKYYLPKKVVEPSAYITMTDNWITLDVRYVTDARSRRVLRSRLSELILAAIEKEDRVTISSTTVTVTTINQAPASRKD, encoded by the coding sequence ATGAAACGGCAACTTCTGATCTTTTCTGCGCTTGTGCTCCTCACTGCAGGTATTGGCGCAGCTGCGCATGTTCTCAATGACCCGGTTGTTACTGACATTTTCTTCACCTCTGTTGTACTGGTTGTAACGTATCTTATTTTCACGGTTGTCATTGGCATGTTCCTTGTTAAAAGGATAACAGACTTAAAAACACGGTATACTGCAAACAAGGCAATCTCTGTACTTTCTGTCGTTTTCATCATTGTCCTCTGCCTTCGTATCTGGGTGACCGATACTTCTGCTCTCATCGTGTCGTACGGTATCATCGGTGCCGGTCTCGCATTTGCCCTGCAGGACGTGTTCAAGAATTTTGTCGGGGGCATCCTGATCATGATTTCCGGCATGTACCGTGTCGGCGACCGTATCTCCATTAACGACAAGTACGGGGACGTCATGGACATCGGTGTCATGAGCACGACGCTGATGGAGATCCGGGGCTGGGTCTCCGGGGACCAGCCGTCGGGGCGCCTGCTCATCATACCAAACGGCCTTGTGATCAATAATCCCTTCTATAATTATACCCGCGACCATTCGTTCATCTGGGACGAGATATTTATCCCCCTGACCTATGACAGCGACTGGCGGCTGGCAAAGGAGATCGTCCTTGGCATTGTAAAGGCGGAAACCGCATCGATTACCGTGCAGGCTGATGCAGAGATCGAACGGATCGGTGAAAAATACTACCTTCCCAAGAAAGTTGTCGAACCCTCGGCCTACATCACCATGACAGACAACTGGATTACGCTTGACGTGCGGTACGTTACCGATGCCCGCAGCCGCCGGGTTCTCCGCTCCCGGCTCAGCGAGCTGATCCTTGCCGCAATTGAAAAGGAAGACCGGGTTACCATATCGTCAACAACTGTGACTGTCACCACCATTAATCAGGCCCCCGCTTCTCGCAAGGATTAA
- a CDS encoding ABC transporter permease, translating into MTYLVYVAFLGTAAVIFLWLRDARIYYRTGLPGYRAAAYRGVAYGALSMFGLACGIFMMELLGLGLILAALYLQGKMLREKVWGGQGAFQRFCGSAPVNRANKK; encoded by the coding sequence ATGACATACCTCGTCTATGTGGCATTTCTCGGAACTGCTGCTGTCATTTTCCTATGGCTGCGCGACGCACGCATCTATTACCGGACAGGGCTTCCCGGGTACAGGGCAGCTGCATACCGGGGCGTTGCGTACGGGGCTCTATCGATGTTCGGGTTAGCGTGCGGTATATTCATGATGGAACTGCTTGGCCTCGGGCTGATCCTCGCCGCGCTCTACCTTCAGGGAAAGATGCTCCGGGAAAAGGTCTGGGGTGGCCAAGGCGCTTTCCAGCGTTTTTGTGGCAGTGCACCGGTCAACAGGGCGAATAAGAAATAA
- a CDS encoding metallophosphoesterase encodes MGIVVFSDVHADASAIAALRMWIKKPAFSNHFGTIDGVVNLGDILHRGNHPGEALEIIHTLSKEFRLVSIMGNHDHAFLNGIQVSGSDAASTYRHEQIRGSPLLSIFTGIPMEWVCSDMLFVHGGPLDLDSSTLHLKCWQRLDRVAGDFFTGYHYTPEMAFLALRSRGLVHMCCGHQHTSLCCQKTPEGIKKTALEYSAVVNGGQDLNGLQVAQVSLDMPSLMRIGACSGEHMEFAFTDFKSFNFIRVI; translated from the coding sequence ATGGGCATTGTGGTATTTTCTGACGTGCACGCTGATGCATCTGCCATAGCAGCACTTCGTATGTGGATCAAAAAACCGGCGTTCTCCAATCACTTTGGCACCATCGATGGCGTTGTGAACCTTGGAGATATTCTCCACCGTGGTAATCACCCCGGAGAAGCTCTTGAGATTATCCACACGCTCTCAAAAGAATTCCGGCTGGTATCGATCATGGGCAACCATGACCATGCGTTCCTGAATGGGATACAGGTGAGCGGGAGCGATGCAGCGAGCACCTACCGGCATGAACAAATCCGTGGGTCGCCCCTGCTCTCCATTTTTACCGGGATCCCGATGGAATGGGTTTGCAGCGATATGCTCTTTGTACATGGGGGGCCGCTGGACCTTGACTCATCCACACTTCACCTCAAGTGCTGGCAGCGACTCGATCGTGTGGCAGGAGATTTCTTTACCGGTTATCATTACACGCCCGAGATGGCGTTTTTAGCGCTTCGCTCACGCGGCCTTGTCCACATGTGCTGCGGGCACCAGCATACATCCCTCTGTTGCCAGAAAACACCCGAAGGGATAAAAAAAACCGCCCTGGAGTATTCAGCGGTCGTGAACGGAGGGCAGGATCTCAATGGCCTTCAGGTAGCACAGGTGTCGCTTGATATGCCGTCGCTCATGCGTATCGGAGCATGCTCCGGCGAGCACATGGAATTTGCTTTTACTGATTTTAAATCCTTTAACTTTATCCGGGTCATCTGA
- a CDS encoding mechanosensitive ion channel, translated as MAVSLLPNVTADVTAELPLKTLDANVVLYIIFVIVLAYVLSYLLSFILVRVSEWIGWYRTSVTMIIPLLKLLVYAVALYYITIALIEPSLTQMIAFSGLFGAAIGFGMKDLFADIVGGIVIIIEKPYQIGDKVTIGDKYGEVKDIGIRATRIQTPADELVSVPNFSIFSLPVTSGNAGDLAMMIVIDLFIHPDSDADKAMKIVKEALVTSKYVIISKKYPFTVLLEDFPFYKRVRAKGYVNDLRLEFEFKSEVTRRALAEFQRVGIRLPAFVPLSDGTNVQPSVH; from the coding sequence ATGGCTGTTTCCCTTCTTCCCAATGTTACGGCAGATGTTACGGCAGAACTCCCATTAAAAACCCTTGATGCAAACGTGGTGCTGTATATCATCTTTGTGATTGTTTTAGCCTATGTCCTTTCGTACCTGCTCAGTTTCATCCTCGTCCGGGTCTCGGAGTGGATCGGCTGGTACCGGACATCTGTCACGATGATCATCCCCCTCTTAAAGCTCCTCGTCTACGCGGTTGCGCTCTATTACATTACCATCGCCCTCATCGAACCTTCGCTGACCCAGATGATCGCATTCTCGGGGCTCTTTGGTGCTGCCATCGGGTTTGGCATGAAAGACCTCTTTGCCGATATCGTGGGGGGCATCGTGATCATCATTGAAAAGCCGTACCAGATCGGCGACAAGGTAACGATTGGCGACAAGTACGGGGAAGTAAAGGACATCGGCATCCGAGCTACCCGTATCCAGACCCCTGCAGATGAACTTGTATCGGTGCCGAACTTCTCGATCTTCAGCCTGCCGGTAACAAGCGGCAATGCCGGTGACCTTGCCATGATGATCGTGATCGATCTCTTCATCCACCCGGATTCCGACGCAGACAAGGCAATGAAGATCGTAAAAGAGGCTCTGGTTACCTCGAAGTACGTGATCATCTCGAAAAAATACCCGTTTACCGTCCTGCTCGAAGACTTCCCGTTCTACAAGCGCGTCCGTGCAAAGGGATATGTCAACGACCTGCGCCTCGAGTTCGAATTCAAGTCCGAAGTCACCCGGAGGGCACTGGCAGAATTCCAGCGGGTGGGAATCCGGCTGCCGGCGTTTGTCCCGCTTTCGGACGGCACGAATGTTCAGCCTTCAGTGCATTAA
- the hisS gene encoding histidine--tRNA ligase, producing MLQKPRGTRDFLPDEMETRRSIEWRLRDVARRWGYREVCTPEFEDLELFTMRSGEGIVEEMYVFEDKGGRKLALRPEITAAVIRMYVNEAKVAPKPIRWCYYADCFRYERPQKGRYRQFWQFGVELIGADTAFADAEVIMLAADMLNATGVSYDLKVGHLSLLKNLLHGLGLTAQRQIMAHLDKRNFDELEATIRTLQKTADDPHLLDDLGNNLKNLIEARTLDEVLGITGMIPEQERIGQTLDLLDAYDVKYSLNFGIVRGLDYYTGMVFECFAPNLGAENQILGGGAYRLAHLFGGDDAASCGFAIGFDRVMVSLGDLKHEKDTVVAVICTDEGRKRALEVARAFRAAGIRAEMDLMERGLGAQIAHASKSADFAVVIGRRETEQGNVTVKNLQTGEQKIMELKEAIAEVSAHGAR from the coding sequence ATGCTCCAGAAACCACGAGGGACCCGGGATTTTTTACCAGATGAGATGGAAACGCGAAGGAGTATCGAATGGCGCCTGCGCGATGTTGCGCGCCGCTGGGGATATCGTGAAGTCTGTACGCCCGAGTTTGAAGACCTTGAACTTTTTACCATGCGGTCAGGAGAGGGCATCGTTGAGGAAATGTACGTGTTTGAGGATAAAGGAGGCAGGAAGCTTGCACTGCGTCCGGAGATCACGGCTGCAGTCATACGGATGTATGTCAACGAGGCGAAGGTTGCGCCAAAACCCATCCGCTGGTGTTATTATGCCGACTGCTTCCGGTACGAACGCCCGCAAAAAGGGCGGTACCGGCAGTTCTGGCAGTTCGGTGTCGAACTGATCGGGGCGGATACCGCGTTTGCCGATGCCGAGGTGATCATGCTTGCCGCAGATATGCTCAACGCGACAGGAGTTTCATATGACCTCAAGGTCGGGCACCTCTCGTTATTAAAAAATCTGCTCCATGGTCTCGGTCTCACTGCCCAACGGCAGATCATGGCGCACCTTGACAAGAGGAACTTTGACGAGCTGGAAGCGACGATACGTACCCTGCAAAAAACTGCCGATGACCCTCACCTCCTTGACGATCTCGGAAATAATTTAAAAAACTTAATAGAAGCCCGGACGCTCGATGAGGTATTGGGGATTACCGGCATGATCCCGGAACAAGAGCGCATCGGGCAGACACTCGATCTGCTGGATGCATATGACGTCAAATACAGCCTGAATTTCGGGATCGTTCGGGGCCTCGATTATTATACGGGAATGGTCTTTGAATGTTTTGCACCGAACTTGGGTGCGGAGAACCAGATCCTCGGCGGCGGGGCATATCGCCTTGCTCATCTCTTCGGGGGCGACGATGCCGCGTCATGCGGGTTTGCAATCGGGTTTGACCGGGTCATGGTCTCGCTTGGCGATTTAAAGCACGAAAAAGACACGGTTGTAGCGGTTATCTGTACGGATGAGGGCCGGAAGCGCGCGCTGGAAGTTGCCCGCGCATTCCGCGCAGCTGGCATCCGGGCAGAGATGGACCTGATGGAGCGCGGGCTTGGCGCCCAGATCGCCCATGCATCAAAGTCGGCTGATTTTGCTGTTGTTATTGGCAGGCGCGAGACCGAGCAAGGGAACGTGACGGTGAAGAACCTTCAGACCGGCGAGCAGAAAATTATGGAACTAAAAGAGGCAATCGCCGAGGTGTCAGCACATGGTGCTCGCTGA